From the genome of Papaver somniferum cultivar HN1 chromosome 2, ASM357369v1, whole genome shotgun sequence, one region includes:
- the LOC113351506 gene encoding uncharacterized protein LOC113351506, whose protein sequence is MDSHLCKLWWGETLDPKDRKLHLLGWDILCSPKAEGGLGFRKADLNNLAMLSRNAWRIIENPDCLLSTVLKAKYFPRTDFLNAKCTGECSWTWRCLHAIKELIKPFISWIMGDEKFLDPWCDKWIPSLGSAIPNFLVPPDPNVKVSYFINPLTRNWDVSRLNTHFDNASIQNIVTITLIQLCTPDRRAWDLSKNDKFTSKYAYMGLRGLRPSPCVLILMNPLCMLWSFVPLLAGSKPVCCYPVVHLDQQKQFHFQNLSENRITVLARARVMLLIRKPSITISPMLSIGVCDKWMPPSLSWIKCNTDGALNVISGANGVEYVMRDFAKKATFCASLVFEVHFAEEAEARAICEVLKKALEQQFTHIIVEIDVKSLIDQFSDGKFDGDSRTDAIFKDIQFFSSKLVARVFSFQPRICNSVSHELALWAKKNNSSIYWSVPPVWLIPTIEGDH, encoded by the exons ATGGATTCCCATCTCTGTAAGTTATGGTGGGGTGAAACCTTAGACCCAAAAGATAGGAAACTTCATCTGCTTGGTTGGGACATTCTTTGCTCCCCCAAAGCAGAAGGAGGTTTGGGTTTTAGAAAGGCTGATCTAAACAACCTAGCCATGCTATCTAGGAATGCTTGGAGAATTATTGAAAATCCTGATTGCTTGTTATCTACTGTTCTCAAGGCCAAGTATTTCCCAAGAACTGATTTCTTGAATGCTAAGTGCACTGGAGAGTGCTCTTGGACCTGGAGGTGCTTGCATGCCATAAAAGAACTGATTAAGCCTTTTATTTCTTGGATTATGGGGGATGAAAAATTTCTTGATccttggtgtgataaatggatcccTTCTTTGGGTTCAGCTATACCAAACTTCCTTGTACCACCTGACCCTAATGTTAAAGTGTCTTATTTTATTAATCCTCTTACTAGAAACTGGGATGTTTCTAGACTAAATACCCACTTTGACAATGCTTCTATTCAGAATATTGTTACCATTACCTTAATCCAgctttgcactcctgataggagggcttgggatctttcaaagaatgacAAATTTACCTCTAAATATGCCTATATGGGACTCAGAGGCCTTAGGCCATCTCCCT GTGTTCTGATCCTCATGAATCCATTATGCATGCTTTGGTCCTTTGTCCCTTTGCTAGCAGG ctcaAAGCCTGTTTGTTGCTATCCTGTGGTCCATCTggaccagcagaaacaatttcaTTTTCAAAATCTATCTGAGAACCGTATCACTGTCCTAGCCAGAGCTAGAGTTATGCTCCTTATTAGGAAACCTAGTATCACTATCTCCCCTATGTTGTCTATTGGTGtttgtgataaatggatgccccCCTCTCTTAGTTGGATCAAATGTAATACTGATGGTGCACTTAATGTGATCTCTGGAGCAAATGGTGTAGAGTATGTGATGCGTGATTTTGCAAAGAAAGCTACCTTTTGTGCCTCCTTAGTTTTCGAAGTTCACTTTGCCgaagaagctgaagccagagCCATCTGCGAAGTCCTGAAGAAAGCCTTGGAGCAACAGTTCACTCACATCATAGTTGAAATTGATGTGAAATCTCTCATTGACCAATTTTCTGATGGCAAGTTTGATGGAGACTCTCGTACGGATGCAATCTTCAAAGACATTCAATTTTTCTCTTCTAAGTTAGTTGCTCGTGTTTTTAGTTTTCAACCGCGTATTTGTAACTCTGTATCTCATGAGCTTGCTCTATGGGCAAAGAAGAACAATTCCTCTATATACTGGTCTGTTCCTCCTGTTTGGCTCATCCCAACAATTGAGGGGGATCATTAG